TACCAAAGTATTCAAATTCACAATGCAAAGAAAACTATTTATTATAGTTTTCTTGGCTGTATTGACTGAGTCCATGATACGTCCAATTTCGTCTCGTAACTATGAAGGGTGTGAGTGTGGTAAGTGTCATAGTCCCCAATGTGGCGCATCTTGCAACATAGGCCATTTAGCTgcctttaaaattgaaaacgtaATTGTGATGTTGTTTGATGAACAATACTTAAAAGATTTATGTAAATCGACTAGAGGCAATACACAATGATGAACGCAAATACTGTTGGCTCAAtagcaatttttgttttagagaCCTCTGTGAAACCATGTGAAGAAGAACCAACACCACCTGGTAATGAGGAGGAAACTACCTCAATCCCACCCATAACATCACCATCAACTACCCAATCCACTACAAGCCTTCCATCAACAACATCTCCGTATATTTGCAATGTCCAAGGTTATCAATTCCGTGTGAAACGAAAAAATGGATTCTGGTGGTGTATGTTTGTAGGTTTGcattcaaaattgttgaaaaaaaaatgttgaattaatTTAGTATACATAACTTCTCATCAGTCATGATCGAGTCACGGCAACTTGATCCAAAACCATTCCTAATTAGTAAACATCAACTAAACAGCTTAAAACCATTGCTAATTAGCCTCTTTTTGCTAATtaacaatgttttttgttgctaatTAGCAGTGGTTTTAAGCTATTTAGTTATGGTTTACTAATTAGGAATGGTTTGGACAAGTTGTCGTGACTCGCTCTTGACTGAGTTTTCAATCGTACAATGCAAACATTATGTTTTCATATATTCCTTATTATATTCACGGTTTTTTATACTTtataatggaaaaattgtattaagtACGCTGAAAcacactcaaaaattttataactatTTTTTAGTTGTTCATTTTTGCTGTTAGACTATTAGaaatgcaagactaatagagaagCTTATTTCGTTTGTGATTTCACCTTAAAAACTATAACTTCACCAAGATTAATAGAGACTGCTAGACTATTAGaagctgcaagactaattttcgaagatcCTATAACTTTGTGAAACTGACCATTTCTAgtaaaaaacttgatttgaaacaaaataaatcatacaaaatccaaacttttcattatttcatcAATTCTTTGAACACATTCAAGTTtaatttagccaaaaaattacaaatttattgaaatttccacaaaGTATACTGATCTGTCAAAAAAgtagtgcaagactattagaggctgcaagcttaattttcgattggccTCTGgaggtgcaagactaataggggtgcaagactaataaaggctgcaagactaatagaggaaatacggtagatggccaaagtatttttgaaaactcgcgcgaatgaataataaatgtattttcagtCACTGAATGGTTTTTAAGGATGTTATTTATCTATTTGTAGGTCAATTTTAAGGCTTCGGCACATTTctttcggttttcaaaaatgtctggaaATGTGGGAAACAATGTTTCTAATATAAACAAAGAAAGTTTTTAACTAAAGGAAGCGTAACTGTTCGATTTGATTTTGAACGTATggattgaaaatattttcaaaagaacgAATTTCGTATCGAAACTTTTCACCAAttgttatggcggttcaaaattaaaaaaggtcTCATTTAAGCTAAACCTCCAATTTTAGCCACGCATCGGTCGgaacttgtttttttggaattatcatcctttattaTAAACTTTGGTATCTTCTCTCAGGCGATTTCGTTGATTCCTATCAATAGGGCAAAAACCCACAGACactgctcatttttttcaatattttcaagtgATGTACTTATTGGAAACACATTGAAAACAAGCCAACGAAAGCATaggaaatttgcaaatttgttCATTGGGTCTTGACGCTTTCAAGGTTAAACACTTCTGCATATCAACTACCAGCTTAATTTTGATTCATAAAAGGGTTTTAAACTAATCGCGGGATTAGGGTCCataaaaaacgcaaaaaaatacGTCAAGTtacttattttcttttcaggcTTCTGTCCCAGTATATAGACCTGGTGAGATGTCGTTATCATATAGTAACGCTCAATTAGCGTGTGCTTCTGATGATGGTTGGCCTGCAATCATAACAAGTATTGAATCAGATGAAGAACTTGACGTTATGTACGCCTGTAAGTTAACTGGGCACTATTGAGAAATTCCAacacttttattttgaaaacagctGGTAGCCCCCATTTAGTTACAATACTATAAAAGAAGATGTTCTAAaaacatactttttcaaacattcaaccccattttcctcaaaatcgAATGTTTCTCTGGGTGCCCAAAAGTGTTTTATCGTTCGTTCTCAGATTGATTTGAGCTCAATAATATTATTAGTAAGCGCTAActatagttttgaatttttttcaatatgttcaaataaaaatatgccCAATCTTAATAACGCTGACAGTCAAAGCGGTATTCCCAACCCAAAAACAATATCATATCTGTTTTGAGGTGGCCGCAAGAAAactcgtttaaaaaatataggcctttcaataagttttttcgtttttcccagattttattgttttttagattttcttttgtggttcccgtatttcctctattagtcttacatgcaagactaattttcgctTGGTTCGTAGTGGTGCAAGTCTAACAGAGAAAATACGGTGTATAGAACACCGTTAGCAATGATGAGAGACAAAATTTCTGtcgattttgttttattttttcggcaaaataaaACACTTATTACGTCTTAAGgtattatttattcatttgttGGTACTTTTCCGATTACTGCCCCCCAAAATGTGTTCGATATTTTCATGAAtaaaacgtgaactttttcctgaatttcagGCTTAgtattgttgttttctaagcctaaaaattgaaatagtattgaaataaacattcacgtgtgaatttaaattgaaatattgagtgttataaaattgaaaaacattttgggggggggggggggggaagaaatcgaaaaagtaCCCATTTGTTTACTCTTACACTTACTCTAATATTCTTGTCTACAATAAAGTCTTATCTTTGACTATTCAACAGTTAGTAAGCCGCAAATCGGTTATTACAGTCTTATGCTCAGCTATTTGGCTGTGTTAGATTTGttaaaatgactaaaaattcttgttgcaaaaatgagtttttaaactttaaaggACGTACTGCTGTAAATTGTTTAGATAAGTTAAATAATCAAGGACGTTCACCGTTCACTTGATAAACGAATTAAGTAAATCAAAAATACCTAAAAAAAGCGCTGAAGATGTTACAAAATGATCTACAAAATTGCTCACGGTCTTCTACAAAAATATCTAACAGTAtgaaaaaacaagtaaaaactGTGGAAAGACCAAAAAACTTATAGAAGGATCAAATAGCTGTAAAAGTTCACGTTGTGTTAAGTtctggggttattcaagtagtgtcgtgaaattgaaaagtgaatttcaatacattttttgcctTACCCTATCAagtaacttcaaaaatgtgaatgtGTTTCAATACAGTTGTGACTGAATTTCGCGACTTTGCTCGACATTGTGTGGATACACTTTTTCAGCGTCTCTCATTCTTCAGCATATGAAGTTGCCTGCTTTTTGGATGTCGGATAATGTTAAAAATGTCGCGAAATTACATCACAaactgtattgaaatacatgttttaGAAGTTATTTGAATGAGGCAAAAAGGGGATTGAaattcacttttcaatttcaccacactacttgaataacctcATTACCCCCAGACATTTTTGTGTTCAATAATATTAGTACTCACAGGAGTTAACGTAAAAATGAGGAAGCATTTGTGATAAGCAATAAAaacggtaatttcaaaatttatgcaTGCTCAAAAAACTCATGCGTCCTTatacttcaaaaaagtagaataGCATGAgtattgttttccaaaatataaaTCGTTTAACTATGCAGTTTAATTTATACCCATTAGTTctttaattcaataaaacctactaattttcagtgattgaTTCGGTAACTGCACCACATCTTCTAGTAAGACCAATAACCGGATTTTGGGTTAATGTTACGCAATATCCAAATCAGACATACTACTGGAGTGATGGCTCAGCATCTGAACAAATGGTTCCACAACCAGAAGTAATAGCACCTGGTGGAAAAGCTCTTTACACGTTTGATCCTGTTGCACGTGGAAGGGGAATTGTCCGAATCATGGAACCTACGTTTGCATCGAAAAACGTTTCCATCCCGATTCCAAATGTGACCGTTTGTGGTTTTCAAGGAATTCGATACAATTAGTCGCAAGGATGACACGCAAATTAGTCATTCTAAGACTTTTGTTTCAtaaagttttcatttcaaaagtaAATGTTGATCAGAACTAATTGTCAGGTTATAATGAACGCGACTTTTACAGCAAGCAACTGTTAAATAACGCTTAAGTAACTTTTTCACGAGACAATTGAGTTGAGCTTTGTTAAAGAAACCTGAAACCTTCTGGAATTATGAAAACAATCTCGACaatcttgaaaactaaaaaaattgagtttcgaaaattgagttGAGCTCATAAAGAATTGTTGGTTGGTAGACAGTGCCGATGTACTATATAGTTATATAATGGTACCATAGGATGAGTAGACACTCGGCATTTTGGTTAtccggtacttgtgtattatacccccgccattttaaaaattaaacaaattccattaatttaaattacacGTGATACCTATTTTCCTCATTAGGCTTACTATTAGGAATGGTGTTTTCTTAAGCCTAAAAGTCCACACgtttcattttataaattaaaaaaagtttttaaattggcgggggtataatacacaagtaccgaaCCAAATTGCCGATCAGACACTCGCCACTCCTTCACACAGTCACGTGCGCTTAACTATTCAACCTCGCCAGGAAAACCAGCTCCTCATCAGCAACTGGACCTGACAAGACCACACAGATGAACATCAAGAAGCGTCCTCTCAGCGTactcacattttttattgcaatgaTCAACCAAATCCACAAACATACCTATCCCAGACAACtggaaaaaagtcaacttGTTTATAATCCAAGAAGGACCCCGCTATGACTAGCTCATACAGTTCTATCTCACTTCGGTCACCGATCGGCAAGCTTATGGAAAAGCTGTTTTGAGGAGAATCAGAAGCAGTATCAAATCGCATCGCCATAAACATGGCATAAAAAGTGATCATACAGCAACAACGGCAGTAGCACAAGTCATGAATTATTTAATACCCAGTCTAAATATGAAAAGTCCACCGCAACGAGTAGTCCTGACATGCCTCAATCATCGGGCCGATTTTGACTAAGTTCCTACGAAAAAGCTCTGCACAGAATAAAACTAGGAAATGAGACACCAAATTGCAATGAGAGCTCAATCGGCGCAGAATATGTGCTCAATCGGCGCAACATGCACGGCAGCTTGAAACAGATACGGCAAAACGCAATGTGCGCAGATTGTGAGCAGACGCTTACCGAGATAGTCTATAATGTTCCTcgtgtatttttgaatatctgaaaaaagattACAGCACATCTTCAGAACATTTTCGCGTAAGATTGTTTCATAGAAGTCTGTTTATAATATTTCTAAAACgtgtgaattgaaaaaaaagatgcaaaTGTGTTGTGGACGGAACGTAAACCTGAACTTTATACAGACGTGACTGAAAAGGTTTTTACAGgtttatcaaaaactataaaaatgtcaaaaacttttttgaattacctactcaaataaattgcaaataaattgataactatgcttttcaaaaattcagtatatcttattatttcaatttgtaTTCATGAACGGTTTTCAAAGGTTTATTAGGTATAATAAGAGGTACAAGGGTTTGTAGTTATTATGGTTTATTAAGGATAAACTAATAGAAAAGTAACGAGATAATGGGACCAGTAAATGTGGGGAATTTGGGATAAAAGACGCAAGTTAAAAGAAATGAGATAAGACCTTGAATGAGCGTGCTGATGGTCTTTTATACTCCCAGCTGACGAGGCGGGCTCCAATCCGAGGCGAAATCGAGCGCGCCGTCCAACGGGGCGCGTGTGCATTGAGTGCGGTATTCGAGTAACAGGCCTAGTCGTTGTTGTCGGCAGCGGTGATGGCCGAATGTCGAAAGACATTCGCTACGGCAGCACTTGCCGGACCTGGAAAACTAGACTGAAGCAATGTATTGTATAATGGAGAGGTGGAACCAGAAGATCCTTACAGTATGTAAAACGATGTTTCCGTCAATAAAGCTTATTAATAAAACCGTCATAACTCgaatactaaaaaatattttaaaaagctgtcaactaccaaaattttatctactctgttatttttataagtaattttttacatacatttCTATGAAAACCGTTACAGCGGCAGACATCTACCAGGTCAGTTTTTAATATATACAATCAGAAATCTGCTGAAACTGGTGTGTCGCGAATAGCATGGAGCAGGATCTCCATTATTCACGACTTAATAATTATTCTATAATTATTGCATAAGTATTACTGTAATTGAACTCTACTGGCGAAGATCACTACTACCAACAATCCACATCCACATTGCTCTGAGAACTACATCATGCAACCAAGAACAAGGACGTCAATCCATTAAACACGTGAACCACTACCGCATGCACAAAAGGATGACGGACGCGAGCAGCCACGTGGTGACCTTTCCACGTCTACACCGACGATCACAAGACACGTGTACAACACCGCCCAGCAGGAGATGCTCATCGAATCAGTCTTAACTTTTACTTACTTTTGTTCTCCGTTCTTTCGTGTAGTCTACTAGATCTTCGTCAATAAACGATTGTAGAGTCACCAAGTGTACTGTTAGTTTAACTTATATAAAATACCACTGAACGCACTGCAAAACATGGtggatatgttttttttttcacagaaaaaggGTGTTATTAGCAAAATTATCTACATTACATTCTCTATTGTTTGctattaacatttttttttctctcgagCCGGCAGAAAAGCAGCGATAAAAGGTTGAACTTGTGTCCCATTAGGCATGGTTAAGCCTATATGCTTTAAAATCAggttaaatttttccaacatatggacaaacatatttttagactcattcatgttttcaataaaCTACAATAGTATTTTAACAGAAAACCAGTGTTAAAAAAGTACGCTCAACTATGACCGAAAAAGTGCATCTTTATGATTTTATAACTGCTTTCCTGCCAGCGCGagagcaaaaattttaagagcAAACAATAGAGAATGTAATGTAGATTATTTTACTAATACCaccttttttgtgaaaaaacatATCCACAAGTTTCAGCCGAATTCTGATTGTATGTTAAAAACTGACCCGTCAGATGTCTGCCGCTGTTACGGTTTTCATAGAAAGTatgtaaaaaacaatttataaaaaataatattaagaaaccatgagatcatgagaatgcctaccgtTTTGGCGCGGGAATATCTCGTACTCGGCAGTTTGCTACTCCCGGCGCGCGCACGTTTCGCACCGGGCGCGCGGACGGAGCGAGCTAGTAATAATGTCGCGAGCGCCCGGCGCACTCTGCGCGCGCCCGACGCATTTCATACGAATTTGGTCACGGCTCGTTCCCCATCCCTTCACGATTTTATCAAATACATTGTCAACTTGGTATACTGAATgtatttaaatttagttttattaaagtgaaaagattaaaaagaaacttcaaaattaaaaattttccattgtgCAGCAAGTCCCCTTCTTCCTTTGTTGGAGCTCCTCAAGTTCTTTCGATggacctgaaaaaataaagaagttaatttcattcattgaaacatttttcatgttcatttgaataagaaaaaacttacagGAATAAGGGAAAATAACCAGCTCCAAAAATATCCGAAGGTCCCTCGTGCATAGGCTTTTGTGAGGAGGTGGTGAATCCAAATCATCTCCACTTTGctgcttttctgaaaatataaaactctgtttttttttaataattagaAGAGGTTGAAGACCGGGTCGTTGTCAAATTATTACTAATTTCGAAGTAATCGTTTTTATAATCTTACCGATGAACTATTTCATTCTAGTCCTCCGATTATTTGTTTCGTGCCGGCATTTATGCACTTTCTGCAATTTTGttcattaatatttaattaaaaagtaaataaaaaataatgaaaatgtgtaaagtcggaa
This is a stretch of genomic DNA from Caenorhabditis elegans chromosome V. It encodes these proteins:
- the clec-219 gene encoding C-type lectin domain-containing protein (Confirmed by transcript evidence), with product MQRKLFIIVFLAVLTESMIRPISSRNYEGCECETSVKPCEEEPTPPGNEEETTSIPPITSPSTTQSTTSLPSTTSPYICNVQGYQFRVKRKNGFWWCMFASVPVYRPGEMSLSYSNAQLACASDDGWPAIITSIESDEELDVMYALIDSVTAPHLLVRPITGFWVNVTQYPNQTYYWSDGSASEQMVPQPEVIAPGGKALYTFDPVARGRGIVRIMEPTFASKNVSIPIPNVTVCGFQGIRYN